From the genome of Candidatus Eisenbacteria bacterium, one region includes:
- a CDS encoding dTDP-4-dehydrorhamnose 3,5-epimerase family protein produces MKLIQGVTVKPLKVIADERGYLMEMMRADDSFFQKFGQTYVSVAYPGVVKGWHYHNLQTDHFVIVKGMMKVVLYDDREGSPTKGTVNEFFMGERNPILITIPPKVWHGMKGIGTEPAMLVNCPTEPYNYKEPDEVRCDPHDNDIPYDWSRKDG; encoded by the coding sequence ATGAAGCTGATTCAGGGAGTCACGGTGAAGCCGCTCAAGGTGATCGCCGACGAGCGCGGCTACCTGATGGAGATGATGCGAGCGGACGATTCCTTCTTCCAGAAGTTCGGCCAGACCTATGTGTCGGTAGCCTACCCGGGAGTCGTGAAGGGGTGGCACTACCACAACCTCCAGACCGATCACTTCGTGATCGTGAAGGGGATGATGAAGGTGGTGCTCTACGACGATCGCGAGGGCTCGCCCACGAAGGGCACCGTGAACGAGTTCTTCATGGGGGAGCGGAATCCGATCTTGATCACGATCCCGCCGAAGGTCTGGCACGGAATGAAGGGGATCGGGACCGAGCCCGCGATGCTCGTGAACTGCCCGACCGAGCCCTACAACTACAAGGAGCCGGACGAGGTCCGCTGCGACCCTCACGACAACGACATTCCCTACGACTGGAGCCGGAAGGATGGCTGA
- the rfbB gene encoding dTDP-glucose 4,6-dehydratase — MAEGLDLSRARFLVTGGAGFIGSNFVHHLRRRFPESHVTVLDKLTYAGNLANLESVQGDPRYHFVKGDICDGPAVAEAMAGCDVVVNFAAETHVDRSIDHAEDFVLTDTYGVWVLLEEARRTKIRRFLQISTDEVYGEILTGMADEQAPLLARNPYAASKIGGDRLAYSYHATFGMPTIVTRCSNNYGPYQYPEKLIPLFLTNALEDRAMPVYGNGRNTRDWIHVEDHCRALVALLEAPGVEGETFNIAGGNERSVLDIAGLIVKKLGKPESLISFVTDRPGHDRRYAIDASKLERATGFRPSVDFARGIDETIDWYLSHRSWWEAIRSGEFRQYYERMYGAR, encoded by the coding sequence ATGGCTGAGGGTCTCGACCTCTCCCGCGCCCGCTTCCTCGTCACCGGAGGCGCCGGGTTCATCGGCTCGAACTTCGTCCATCACCTGAGACGCCGCTTCCCCGAGTCCCACGTCACGGTTCTCGACAAGCTGACGTACGCGGGCAACCTCGCGAACCTCGAGTCCGTCCAGGGGGACCCCCGCTATCACTTCGTGAAGGGCGACATCTGCGACGGCCCGGCGGTGGCCGAGGCGATGGCGGGCTGCGACGTGGTCGTGAACTTCGCGGCCGAGACCCACGTCGACCGCTCGATCGACCACGCCGAGGATTTCGTCCTCACGGACACGTACGGCGTGTGGGTGCTCCTCGAGGAGGCGCGGCGCACGAAGATCCGGCGCTTCCTCCAGATCTCGACCGACGAGGTGTACGGCGAGATCCTGACCGGGATGGCGGACGAGCAGGCCCCGCTCCTCGCGCGGAATCCCTATGCCGCGTCCAAGATCGGCGGCGACCGGCTGGCGTATTCGTATCACGCGACGTTCGGCATGCCCACCATCGTGACCCGCTGCAGCAACAACTACGGGCCCTACCAGTATCCCGAGAAGCTGATCCCGCTCTTCCTCACGAACGCGCTCGAGGACCGGGCGATGCCGGTGTACGGGAACGGGCGGAACACACGCGACTGGATCCACGTGGAGGACCACTGCCGCGCGCTGGTCGCGCTCCTGGAAGCGCCGGGCGTCGAGGGCGAGACCTTCAATATCGCCGGCGGGAACGAGCGGTCCGTGCTGGACATCGCGGGCCTGATCGTGAAGAAGCTCGGAAAGCCCGAGTCCCTGATCTCGTTCGTCACCGACCGCCCCGGACACGACCGCCGCTACGCGATCGACGCGTCGAAGCTCGAGCGCGCGACCGGGTTCCGCCCGAGTGTGGACTTCGCGCGCGGCATCGACGAGACGATCGACTGGTATCTCTCCCACCGCTCGTGGTGGGAGGCCATCCGCTCCGGCGAGTTCCGCCAGTATTACGAGCGGATGTACGGCGCCCGCTAG
- a CDS encoding oligosaccharide flippase family protein has protein sequence MRRLVRSTAILGMGSVATLVAAILRAKILAAWLGTSGTGLLAQLSGLTSVVVPLATLGAGSGVTTMIAEARGRGDLDRARRVARTATTLAWGVGLALALLMAALSPWLAEGILRDRGYAWVILLGAATIPLSAVASLRITMLQGLGAVKSMALLNALIAAAGIASVIPLAWFFGVRGAVVSLVVVALAYLLLSGRLVRPLLPRAGSQDRGDSNLRAPALEAASAPTPAPAIDRALLGPLLRFGGSALLVGLSSTLTLLVLRSILVERLGFSQNGIYQVCVGVSGMVMPLILNSITATVWPEIAALPTDRDAAGPMHGAIRLGFLLATGATAALVVGSPVWVPLFYSPEFRPALDLLPYQFLGDYFRTAAWMFGIWLVPRARLRPWVVFDLVYAAVLLGVFLLLVDRIGVRSVVLAYVAAHVSHAVLHYVLARRAIGFHLGKDNTILLLASFALLAGLAALRPR, from the coding sequence GTGCGCCGGCTCGTCCGCTCCACCGCGATCCTCGGGATGGGCTCCGTCGCGACCCTGGTCGCGGCCATCCTGCGCGCGAAGATCCTCGCGGCATGGCTCGGAACCTCGGGGACCGGGCTCCTCGCGCAGCTCTCGGGGCTCACGTCCGTGGTCGTGCCGCTCGCGACGCTCGGCGCGGGGAGCGGCGTCACGACGATGATCGCCGAAGCGCGGGGGAGGGGCGACCTCGACCGCGCGCGGCGCGTCGCCCGCACGGCAACCACGCTGGCGTGGGGCGTGGGCCTCGCGCTCGCGCTCCTCATGGCGGCGCTCTCCCCCTGGCTCGCCGAGGGCATCCTGCGGGACCGTGGATACGCGTGGGTGATCCTCCTCGGTGCCGCGACGATCCCGCTCTCGGCGGTGGCCTCGCTCCGGATCACGATGCTGCAGGGGCTCGGCGCGGTGAAGTCGATGGCGCTCCTGAACGCGCTCATCGCGGCGGCCGGGATCGCGTCCGTGATTCCGCTCGCGTGGTTCTTCGGCGTGCGGGGCGCCGTCGTGTCGCTCGTCGTCGTGGCGCTCGCGTACCTGCTCCTGAGCGGGCGGTTGGTCCGGCCGCTCCTCCCGCGCGCGGGATCGCAGGACCGGGGCGACTCGAACCTGCGCGCGCCGGCGCTGGAGGCCGCGTCCGCGCCCACTCCCGCGCCCGCGATCGACCGGGCGCTCCTCGGCCCGCTCCTCCGGTTCGGCGGGAGCGCGCTCCTCGTGGGGCTCTCCTCGACCCTGACGCTCCTCGTGCTCCGGAGCATCCTCGTCGAGCGGCTCGGGTTCTCGCAGAACGGGATCTATCAGGTGTGCGTCGGCGTCTCCGGGATGGTGATGCCCCTCATCCTGAACTCGATCACCGCCACCGTGTGGCCCGAGATCGCGGCGCTCCCGACCGATCGCGACGCCGCCGGGCCGATGCACGGCGCGATCCGCCTCGGCTTCCTGCTCGCGACCGGCGCGACCGCGGCGCTCGTCGTGGGCTCGCCCGTCTGGGTGCCGCTCTTCTATTCGCCCGAGTTCCGCCCCGCGCTCGATCTCCTGCCGTACCAGTTCCTCGGCGACTACTTCCGCACCGCGGCGTGGATGTTCGGGATCTGGCTCGTCCCGCGCGCGAGGCTCCGGCCCTGGGTCGTGTTCGACCTCGTCTACGCAGCGGTGCTCCTCGGGGTGTTCCTCCTCCTCGTGGACCGGATCGGCGTGCGCAGCGTGGTCCTGGCCTACGTGGCGGCACACGTGAGCCATGCCGTGCTCCATTACGTCCTCGCGCGGAGGGCGATCGGATTCCACCTCGGGAAGGACAACACGATCCTCCTCCTCGCCTCGTTCGCGCTCCTCGCGGGGCTCGCGGCCCTCCGGCCCCGGGA